CTACAGTGTTCCAGGTTTCATGATCCAGTATGGGACAGTTGGCTTAGCATAGGCAGGATGTTTTGGACCTCCAGAAGAGTGGTTGATGGCACGGTCCTGTGGGGATCCTGAGCATTAACAATCTGAAAACATCCATCCGTATGAGCAGAGGCTGTTTATACTTCTGTTATAAAGGTGTTAAAAGTCTGCTGGCCTGAAGCTCCCAACTACTATGACTTAGTATTTTATAAAGATTTTGGGCGGTCCTTTACATCATCCCAGAATCTGTATCTAGCTTCATGTATGTGGATATTTAGAAGTAGAATACCTTTAATTCATTTCAGTAATTATAACATCAGCAAGGGAGGCTTGCCACTGTTGTTGTTCGGGTACTAAATGTTCCCTTGTGCTTTGGCAGCGTTagagcttgacttttttttttttttttttctctaaagaagaAACTAATCTAATTACTCTAAGACAAAGATGGAACTAACAAATTTCATTGCTCTGGCTGAGCTGAGATTGTAAGTGAAAGATCGTGTTCTCAAGCAGTCACTAAGTATTCCTTGGTGGTTTTGCAGGTAGAGGTGCAGCTTGATGTCATGACCACTTCTAGCATGGTACTATTCTTAAtttcaggggaaaagaaagccATCTTTAACTTTTGCTGCATGATGCTGCCCAAGCCTCAGTGCACTCTGTGGATTTGGTATCAGCAGGCAAGCCTGAGGCTTGAGAGGCACAGAAGATGTTGTATGGGCCTTCTTATCTGCAGTGTAGAGCTCTCTGACTCTGTACAAACCTGTGAGGCACTTTAGGATCTGTTTGAATGGTTCAAATGTATTCAGAATAGGTGTCTATTATTGAGTGCAAGAGATAAACAGAGTAATGTCAATTGGTTTTTATAAATGCTTCTGGTTTTTAACAGTGTAAATACATATTGTCAGTAACATAGGCTGAAGGTTTTCTGATTTAAGAGTGAAATGCTGTTGTCACTGGTCTTCACTTCTGTTCACTTCAGCAGACTTGGAATTTCATCCtcgtttatttgttttttaagtatGTCCCCAATTAATTCCTTCCTGCTGAAAGCATAGTCATGTGTCCTGGTAGTATTGTTCCAAACAATACTTGTGTCTTTTATCTGTCACATTGGGTTCCACCCAATTTGTTTGTTATGTTCCCAGACGTAAGTACTGTCACATTATGTCCCCATCTTGTGTATACATCCCTAAATTGTAATGTTGGGTGTAAAATCAAAGATCTGGTTGATGAGTATGTTGAACCAGAAAGAGGTGTACAATATCTTGTTGACTTGATTCCTTGCTGGAGCCTGTGGAGAGACATTGGGAATGGGGTGTAGCTATAAAAAGCCTTATTAGGAGTTTACTTAGTGGGAAGGTATGCCCAGAGGGGTTTGAAGCTATCTCCAGGGTGAGATGAAAGGCAGTGCTTTGTGCCCTGTAAGGTGCCTGGGGAGGCTTTCGAACCCAAGGGAGAGAGAGGGTTAAGGGCCCTGTATGTGCCTGCATGTGCTGCCTCAGTTTGTGACTGCTATTTCTAAAGTTAGAGATCTCCAAGGATTAAAATCAAGAGAGACTGAAGTTCTGCAACATGCCCTATTTGTGGGCTTTGCCTCTTGCTGAGGTTAATTTACTCTTTACTTTCCTTTTGCAAGTTAGAGAGATATTTGCTCTCTGCCAGGCATGTTCTGCCTAATGATTGTTCTACTTATTACCTGTATCGTCCCCTGTCATCTAAACTTCCCATGCATTCATTTCAGTACCACAGTACCAAGTTCAGGTGAAgaaagcctattttttttttaattaggatgaAGATATTTAAGACTTTCTTTTTGAAATCTGGCTATAATCCAACAAGCTCAGAAAGTATCAGTGCCAGATCTAATTCTATCCAGTGCCCAGTAGTTTGGGTACATCCATGTCCAATTTGCCGAgaatatcaaaataaaacaatttctcttGACCCATGAGCACATCcttcacttaaaatatttgttgTGTTAGGAACACTCAAGCAGCTGTCAGTGCTTCTGTTCCCCAGTTGACTCTGTCTCTTCTTTGCATTATTCATCACTAGGCAAGTAGCGATCATCGCAAAATAAAGCCAGAAGAATTTAGGGGTAGGTCATTTCTTTGAGTTAGCTTGATTAATTTCTTTGTATATAACGTGACCTGTCTTGGTTGTGCTGTATGAAGTTACATGGggtttaatatgtttttctttaaatattaaaataattatagaaGGTGTTGAATTTGGTATCAGATGTGTTATTTCAGGTGTTATTATCAGGTGTTATTTCTTTGGTTCCTCCAAAAGTAAAGGGGGTGTTTGGGAACTCTGTTCCTTAGATGAAGGAGCTGGTGCATTTTGATCACTTCTAAAGAAGTACTGTGATCTAATCTTAGGAGTCTGGTTACTGGCCTCTGGTTCTGCACCTGTGACTTTCCAACAGCAAATAGAGGGAAAAGCATCTGTCATCTGGAGACCTATGTATTCTGATAGTGCATGAGGAACTCTTAAATGACTACAGTCAGGATTGGGCTAAAGGCCTGAGAAGTTCTGTGGCACTCATTTTTGTTTAATCACATTTCTCTTACCTCCATCCACTGCAGAAACCGGAGCCAAACAGTCAGTTCTGAAACCAGCGTGGATGAAAGTGGGGTTTTTGAAAGTCTGAAGGCTGAAGCTTCCTCCCCACAGCAGCTGTTCTCAGGCCTGGCAGGTATCCCCTCGGGCACCatcacagccaccccgttccagTCAGGTTTGGTTCTGGGCTCTTCAGCAGGAGGTGGGGAAGTTTTCATTCAGATGCCAGCCCCGAGGGAGGAAGGGACCGGTCGTACAGAAGGAGCCCCGTTTCACCACCGGCAGTCGTCCCATCATTTCCACCACGGCCACCACCGGGGTTCATCTCTGCTGCACATGGCAGGAGGGGACCGCCATGGGCATGCTGAGGAAGGCAGTGACGAACAAGCTGGAACTCCAGCCCCAGCTCTTTCAGAGTTAAAAGCTGTGATCGGTTGGCTGCAGAAGGGACTTCCCTTCATCTTGATCCTCCTGGCTAAAGTTTGTTTCCAGCATAAGCTTGGTAAGCACCTATCCTTTCTGGATTTCAAGTGTGTAAGAGGGTGGTTAGGAAGCTTTATCATGCTGTGGTGTCTGATACATTTATCCCCATGACAGTGTCTAGAGGTAGTCTAGCATGAAGGGGATACATTCAAATGCATGGGATAATGCATTTGATAAATTCATCCTACTTTCAGTCCAAGCTGTTTTCATCTGTGTTGGTCCCATCTGTTTCCTGTCCTGACCTGTGGGAGATAGTTCTGTACTTTTCCCTAATCTCTCCTTGACATTTCTGTAGGGACTGGTGTGTTACCAAGGCTTCTCCCTCAGACCTCTctctaggagagatggggagagctcACCTTAGTGATTAGCAAAGGCCTCTGCGTAGCACAGAAGGGCTCAGAGGGGTGAGACACTTGTAGAGCTAGAAGAATAGTAGTTGAGAAATCAAGCCAAAGAGCACCAGCAGTTACACATTGCAGTCCTGATCTTCAGAGTGCCTTAAAAATATGTCTATCCAGGTTTCTTTATTGGTACCTGACTTTTTCAGCCCCTCGGTGGTCACGTAAAATCTGTTCATCTAATCCTCCTCTTACTACAAAACTGTACATGTGGCATGTCTGAGGATCCTTACTCATTCTGGGAGTAGTATGCTGAGATTATTATCCCAGAGAAGCCAATAACGCTTGAGTTTAGTCCACTTAACAGCTCTGTCAGTATTCCCAAAAATGAGTATTGAATCATGTCTGCAACATCTTGCTCTTTGGACCTGGTATCCCGTATGATTTTGATAGTGAGCCCTGTCCTCCACGAGCTGCTGAACTGCTATTTTAATAGTGTCACGTAGCTGAGTTGCGTTTGCACAATACAGCCACAACTTGCAGCACTTCTGCTCTCCTTCACCACAGAACCTGACATTATTGTGCCTCTGgatttggcactggtgaggcctcacctcgagtgctgtgttcagttctgggcccctcactacaggaaggacattgagctgctggagcgtgtccagaggagagccaccaagctggtgaggggtctggagaacaagtcatatgagaggaggctgaggaaactgggcatgtttagtttggagaagaggaggctgaggggggacctcattgccctctacaactgcctaaaaggagggtgtagagaggtgggtgttggactcttctcccaagggaataatgacaggagcagaggaaatggtgtaaagttgtggcaggggaggattagattagatattaggcagaatgactttactgagagagcggtcaggcactggaacagcctgcccagggaggtggtggagtcaccatccctggaggtatttaagaaacgtgtagacatggcacttcagggcatgctctagtgcccgagattgttgggttgtgtctgtttgtgggtgggtgtggggtgtggttgtgggtgtttgttttgtgtgggttttgtttcggttttggtgtttggtttttttttggttggtttttatttttttgtggttggactcgatgatctcaaaggccccttccaaccaagaagattctgtgattaggaCAGTGTTTGTATTGGGCTGGGTGGCAAGTGCTCACTGCAGtagcttcattttcatttaaCTTGAATTTGAACTTTATATGAGTCCGGGCTGCCCTGTTTTAGTTGCccatatattttaatttccagcACATCAGAATACCAcccagtaaatttttttttctaagcttgaGATGCTGATACCAAACAGCTTAGGACTGAAGATCCTCCTGCCCAGCCGTATGTATTTGACAGTGTGTTTCCCTGCAGGGAttgctgtgtgcattggtatGGCCAGCACATTTGCATACGCCAACTCGACGCTCCGAGAACAGGTTGCTCTGAAGGTGAGTACAACATCTTACTCTCGTACGTTCCAAAGCAACATTGCTCTTTGTATGCAAAACAATGTCTATGCTGAACCTTCTTTTGCAATGTAGGGATGGATGCCATTATATCTGTCAGAATAAGAGTGCTTTACTGTAATCCatcctccctttctcttcctgcttctccccatTGATGCTCTCCCACAGTTTCCATCCTGCTCTTTTGTGAAAGTGTGACATTGTAAAACAAAGAGAGGGGAAGTCAGGGAGATTGTTATCTGCCTCTGGTTCTGCCACTGACTGGCAGTGCATCTTCAAGCACTTCTCTCCGATGAGATTTAATTTATTAGCATTTAGATTATGTTTTGAGATGTTCAGCTGAAGGATTCTGTAGATGTATTGCTTGTTATTATCTTTATAATGGTTGGTAATATAAAGAAACCAGTAGATCTTTCCAGGCCTTCTGATCTTCAGCGTCAGCAAAATACTTCAACAGCACTAAAAGCACAGGactagaattgcttttttttgtaaaaatgacATGCGTGGCACAAGTGTACACTTATATCCAACAACAGCAGTGGAATAAATGCGATACAACGCTGAATGAACAGATAAATTGCACAATCATGTAATAGATTGCTGTTGCCTTGCACTTTGCACCTCTGTCTTTCCAGCAGTGTGCCCCTTAATCTGCCTGCTTTAAATCTCAACCTAACATCCCTGGCTGGTGAAGAGCTGTTTTCTTAATAAATCAGCTCATAagaaaaatggtttttttttttccctcccaggagTAAAATTTACTTTCCAAAATTACACCGAGTCAAGACCCAGGACAAGCTCTTCTGCCATCCAGCTTCTGTCTATAACGTTCCTtgtcttttgaaatgcaaaatttgcACTTATTTTGACCTTTGGTTAGTTCTTCAATCAAAAATTCATGTTTTAGAACCTCCATGCATTCAGATAACATTAATATCTGCTGCATGCAGTGATGGGTTGTGTTATATTTGATTTAGCTAAGCCTTCTTGTAAGTGATTTTGGATCTATTTGTAAAACAACTCTTTCAAGAAGGGTCATTCCAGAGAGGTGGCAACTCAGAATTATAGTACAATATAtggaactgtttggttttttaatctgcttttcaaactgcattttaaatatcaGGAGAATTTAGATATCCCAAGAAAGATCCCAGCTTTGAAAATTGTGTTCAGCAAGTAAGGCTGTCGTTTTCAGCCATGTATTTTGAGTAATTTCTCTGAAGTTCCTTTATTTATGAAGGTTAGGTGAGTGAGAGCCATTTCTCCTTGTGTTTATATATGTCTTTACCTAGCAGTCTATTTCTGAGTCTTAGTCCAATGTAAATAAACTAATTACTGATCACTTAGTTGCTTATTTGTGTCCCCTAGGTTagtcttgcatttttttcagcagttgAAGGCTCAGTGTAACCCTTGAGACTTGGAACTTATCTTTACTTCTTGTTCTTGCTCAGGAGAAGAGATCAGTGTTGGTTGTCTTCTGGATCCTGGCCTTTCTCACCGGGAACACCTTGTACTTGCTTTACACATTCAGCTCTCAGCAGCTGTACAACAGGTGGGCAAAATTTACATTGTGCATGATGGCAGCAGGTGATAATGgccagggaggagaagagggaagccCACTTCTCCCCACACTGTGGGAGGAAGTGTGTGTACTTAAGGTATCTGCCGTCTTTGTCACACCTTTGTAATTCCtttcaatggaggaagagaatgTGTGCATTGCTTCTACCAGTGGACTATGCTCCTATCAATAAATGACATAACCAGGGTCTAAATGGGACGGGTGTGATGATACACTACAGTCCTACTGCTTGACACACCTACACTTGCAATTTTCTTATGCATCGAAGCAGGGTGGATACTTTTTTATAGTGTGACTTCTGAATTTCCATTTTGACCAGTGTGGCTGAACATAAAGAGCAGGTCTTGGAAGCAGATAAGAAATTGACCCAcctgattttcctcttcctgtaatattttcttttctcttcagtctATCAATTTTCAGCCTATTAAAGGAGATAAACTGGAAGTACAATAGTAGTGTTTTACTTCAGGGCTTGGAGGCGTTTGGATCTGAGGTAATTAAGATAGCCTCCGCTCTCCCCTTTCAAATTCTGACTAAAGAGGTTCTCAAATATAGAAAAGTTAGTGCCCGTGGATTTGGTTCTGTACTATCCCTGCTTATTATAAAGCAAGGATTAAATGAGCCATAGGAAGCAAAGATACAGAACTTAAGCAAGGGGATATTAGTagaataaataggaagaaatGGAGCAATATCGAAGGTGGTTACTTGAGAAATCAGGTAAAAGTGTATGAATTGTCTTCCCAATGAAAACGTTATTTATCCAACTGAAGGGGACTTAAAACTTCAGATTGGAAATACAACATGTGTAACATGCATCAGTTGGGTTATGGCTAGATGGCTCTTGGCtatgtttttttctgtcatttattGCCCTTAATGTATTTGGATCATCGGAAAGCTGTGTATGTAAACGCTTCTAGAAAGGGGGAGAGATGAGGAGGCTGTATGTGTGGGTCCGAATGAGAGATGGCAAACCATGGGATACTCCGTATAGGGATTGTGGGAgggaatgaaagagaagaaacaggtaTGACATAAAGGTGTGAAAGCAATTAGAATAAATTTCTTTGCGCCCCAGGGAAACAGTGTGTCCCTAAGAAGGTGGTTAAGGTTAAAAGCATGGGTGGGACTGGTTTAAAATAAAGGATAGATCATCTAAAATAGAAGGGTTTCAGCAAATTGGGGCCATCTTATACACTGTTCAGGGTGCAGCTTATTAACAGTGAACAGACTGGGCAAGAGCTTCCCTGAAAAGCCCTATTGCTGCCAGCGTTGCAGTGGTGCCTGCTGGGTCATGCTTGGTATCTGTTGCTTGCTGTGTGGGGACCTGTGACTATTCATGAGGCAGACGTGTGAAATTCGAAATAGCggcttcagttttgtttctttctggcttatttttcatttcctgatttatttactttttgcttGTTTCTAGTGCATGAATAGTAGTAAAGTCTCtgattctgtttctgtttttaggGTATAATTATACCTGTTGTGCTGTGCCAGTGTTGTGAGTATTTTGAATTCATGTTCAGGCTTTTTATTCTGGGTTGGttattttacttttgcttttttttttgtttgttaagttTGTGCTTTCTACCACGAGGCTTTATTAGGTAAATATCCTGAAGAGGAATCCTATTTTTTCAGTCTGAGTAGGGTCCAGTCCTCATTGCTGCTCAGGTCAGTAGCTCCTGCCCACTGCTACATGAAGTTCTGCTGTTTTGAACTCCCCTTCTTTAAAGGGCAAACGTTCAGGCCATTCAACAACATTATGTAAAGGACGCTATATTTTGGGGTCTTTGGTTCGGGTAAGAGTTGCTAATTAACACAGCCCAGCTCTTGGTTTGCTTCAGACAGTGGCAGAGCACGAGGCATCTAAAGTTCTGCCCTCTCTGCCACATTTAATACACTGCTTCCTTTGTCACCAGTTTGTTTCACGTGCACAAGTAGCTTTAGAGACTGCTGTTTGGGTCCTTTTTTCTGGTAGTGGGCAAACCTGCTGACCTCAGCAGAAATGGGCAAGAACAGACAAAGTCAAGAGGCCCAGAGGAACCATGGGACTACTTTGCATGTCTTATTCCTATCGCCCTTGAGAACTTCACTGAGGTTCAGTGCGGTTTCTAGGCTTTCTCTGGCCAGCAGTGGGTAGAGCTGGTATCAAAAAGCTTAACTGAGGTTCTCCTCATTGGCATTAGAGCCTTGTTGTCATGCTTTTCAGCCTCATCTTTCTGAAACCCAACCTTGAGAGGCTGGACTTCTTCGACCTGATGTGGATCGTGGGGATCGCAGACTTTGTACTGAAGTACCTCACCATCGCATTGAAATGCCTGATTGTCGCCCTGCCTAAGATCATCCTAGCTGTCAAGTCAAAGGTAAGAGTCTCATCTCTTCTTGATATACGGATGATTGTCTTTGATAATCTAATACCTTTACAATATGTCTGCAGCATAAAATatgggtggaagaaaaaaaaataataaaatgtctgATAAAAATTTGGCAGAAAGTGACCTCGGTGGTGGGCTTTGGTTTTTGAGCCATCGCAGACCTGAGCAAGGGTTTCGTAACACCAGAAAGTAATTAAactccagagagagagagagaggtaagCATTGCTTGAGAAGGAATAGGTATTAGCAGCAAGATAACTGTTTTTCTGGTTGACTTTGTTCTAAGTCTTGTTTTCTGAGTAATCCCTGTAAACAGATATTTCTGAAACACAAATCTCTTAatttactggaaagaaaatgcaagtaCTTGTCTCTTTGGCTTTCCACTTGGGTCAATGAGGTAACAGCATTAAATTGAAGCTACTGATGCCACAAAAGGCAGCATCAGTTTTAACCATGGTGAAGAAATATTGTAACAAAATGGTTAACGTAGTTAAATGTTTAGAAAATCCTATGTAGACTAGGTCTAACTATTGAAACTTTCTCACTACgttctttctcttttaatgctttttcatGGTTTTTCACTCTTACAGATCTGTCACGCCACCCCTTCCTCCGCTTAGTAGTGTCTACATTTCAGCGGCAAATGTAGCAATGTGTATTATTTGCATTTGGTAAAGAAACTTCCTGGCAGCTAAAGGGATGAAAGGCACTATATAGATGCAAGATATTATCATTCATCGCTGAAGGTCTCAGGCAGGGCACTTAAGGGGATATCTAAACTGGGAATAGTTTTGCTTACAAATGACATGGGTGGCAGGGGAGTTGAGCAGTTTGTTCCTGCACAGCAGGGCTATTTGAGAtagttattaatttatttctggcAATtgtccagctctttttttttttcccttcttcttctattattattattttattttgggagaTTAATGTGCTAGGTCAGAGCATAatccagcctggggagggagggaaaagtgATGTGAATAGTCTTCCCAAGATAAATTGCAGTGTTGGAAAAGGTTCACAGCCTTTGCTTGCTTGTCTGAGAGCTATCCCAAGTACTCATTAATCCTTGtcgggagagaagaaagagaaggggtcTTTATTTGCAGCTACAGTGGGAGGCTGGTAAGATCACATCTGTCAAGGGCCTATAATGACTCAGAGCACAGATGCTtcatttttaatacctttttctgGATAGCaatatttctcacttttttttaagTCCCTTTTTGTCTTAGGATGTTGTTGATGGTCTCACTGTCCCTTGACATCTGAGACTGCTGTTACCTACTACTATGgatctggatttatttttatcCCCCTTCTCTACACTGCATCCATTAAGCCAACCAAGGATGAGATCTGGTGTAACAAATTAAGCAAGATCAAACTGGGATGGGAGAGCTCCAAGAGAACCCCAGGATGCCATAGAAATTGTAATTGGTAACCACATTGCTGAGCTCTCTCCCTGAGCCTCATGACT
The Numenius arquata chromosome 16, bNumArq3.hap1.1, whole genome shotgun sequence DNA segment above includes these coding regions:
- the RNFT2 gene encoding E3 ubiquitin-protein ligase RNFT2, whose product is MLSVLCFKVLRKMQRRHSSNTDNVPPERNRSQTVSSETSVDESGVFESLKAEASSPQQLFSGLAGIPSGTITATPFQSGLVLGSSAGGGEVFIQMPAPREEGTGRTEGAPFHHRQSSHHFHHGHHRGSSLLHMAGGDRHGHAEEGSDEQAGTPAPALSELKAVIGWLQKGLPFILILLAKVCFQHKLGIAVCIGMASTFAYANSTLREQVALKEKRSVLVVFWILAFLTGNTLYLLYTFSSQQLYNSLIFLKPNLERLDFFDLMWIVGIADFVLKYLTIALKCLIVALPKIILAVKSKGKFYLVIEELSQLFRSLVPIQLWYKYIMGDDPSSSYFLGGILIILYSLCKSFDICGRVGSVRKALKVLCTPQTYGVRATSQQCSEAGDICAICQAEFREPLILMCQHVFCEECLCLWFDREKTCPLCRSVTVETLRCWKDGTTSAHFQVY